In Rhodanobacter denitrificans, a single window of DNA contains:
- a CDS encoding ArnT family glycosyltransferase, with translation MQSHSNRFDALRLLWPWLPLWITAALAAIFMHGPMPMYSTRTLSVAWEMWHQHSFIVPMLNGAPYSDKTPMLYWLIHAGWAIAGVGDIWPRVLEVMMGAAELVLATVLARRLFPERVAVAQATPWVLCAFTYAFLFGLQTMYEVLLAACVLAALVSLTPSSRREAPRFIGFALALGIGLLTKGPVMLLHVAFPWLLGPLWNDWARRESRRWYAGGLLAVLTGCAMLLAWALTAASIGGPAYREQLLFHQTAGRVVEAFAHAKPLWWYLPVLPLLVFPFALWPRLWFALCALRRPFEPGLRFVFAWLVPVLLVFSLISGKQPYYLLPECAGFALLFAAAVTRWQPNHASLATSRWLSPWPLAVLAVGAGLFLMALPQLIAHGLIRDTQLVALGAFSTAFGVLYLLLGGLLLPGRSELHRIALVGLLGAVAANGLFTLTWWPAFDLKPVAVLLARAEAQGRPVANLETYDGQFDFLGRLTLPIAQLSEGESVQVWAKAHPQGLIVSYPATVTSLDRRIALYVQPFRGVWLTIWPASELAAGREGLPKAN, from the coding sequence ATGCAGTCCCATTCAAACCGTTTCGATGCGCTGCGTCTGTTATGGCCTTGGCTTCCGCTGTGGATCACTGCCGCGTTGGCCGCAATCTTCATGCACGGCCCGATGCCGATGTATTCCACCCGGACACTCTCGGTCGCCTGGGAAATGTGGCATCAGCACAGTTTCATCGTGCCAATGCTCAACGGCGCACCTTACAGCGATAAAACGCCGATGCTGTACTGGCTGATTCATGCGGGATGGGCCATCGCCGGAGTGGGCGACATCTGGCCCCGTGTACTCGAAGTCATGATGGGGGCTGCCGAGCTGGTGCTTGCCACCGTGCTCGCACGCCGCTTGTTCCCTGAACGCGTGGCGGTTGCGCAAGCCACGCCGTGGGTGCTATGCGCCTTCACCTACGCCTTCTTGTTCGGCCTGCAAACGATGTACGAAGTGCTGCTCGCCGCCTGTGTTCTTGCTGCCTTGGTCAGCCTTACCCCTAGCTCGCGTCGTGAAGCGCCCCGTTTCATTGGGTTCGCCCTGGCGCTCGGAATCGGGTTGCTTACCAAAGGTCCGGTGATGCTGTTGCACGTCGCCTTCCCTTGGTTGCTCGGGCCACTGTGGAACGATTGGGCGCGGCGTGAGTCACGACGGTGGTACGCCGGCGGACTACTGGCGGTGCTGACCGGATGCGCCATGTTGCTAGCGTGGGCGCTCACGGCTGCCTCGATCGGTGGTCCGGCCTATCGCGAGCAGTTGCTGTTTCATCAAACGGCAGGGCGAGTCGTGGAAGCGTTCGCGCATGCGAAACCGCTCTGGTGGTACCTGCCGGTGCTACCGTTGTTGGTATTTCCGTTCGCGCTTTGGCCGAGGCTGTGGTTCGCGCTGTGTGCCCTGCGTCGTCCGTTCGAACCGGGACTGCGTTTCGTGTTCGCTTGGCTGGTCCCGGTGTTATTGGTGTTCTCCCTGATCAGCGGCAAGCAGCCGTATTACCTGTTGCCCGAATGTGCAGGTTTCGCATTGCTGTTCGCCGCCGCCGTGACTCGATGGCAGCCGAACCATGCGTCGCTGGCGACCAGCCGCTGGCTGAGTCCCTGGCCACTGGCTGTCTTAGCCGTTGGCGCCGGTCTGTTCCTGATGGCGCTTCCGCAGCTCATCGCGCACGGGCTGATACGTGATACGCAACTCGTCGCGTTGGGGGCTTTCAGCACCGCGTTCGGCGTGCTCTATCTCTTGCTGGGTGGTCTGCTTCTGCCAGGAAGGAGTGAGTTGCACCGCATTGCCTTGGTGGGCCTTCTGGGTGCCGTTGCCGCCAATGGTCTATTCACGCTCACCTGGTGGCCAGCTTTCGATCTCAAGCCTGTGGCCGTGTTACTGGCACGTGCCGAAGCTCAGGGTCGACCCGTCGCCAATCTGGAAACGTACGACGGTCAGTTCGACTTTCTGGGCCGATTGACACTACCTATTGCGCAGCTGTCCGAAGGCGAATCGGTGCAGGTGTGGGCAAAAGCACATCCACAAGGATTGATCGTGAGCTACCCAGCCACGGTGACATCTCTCGATCGACGCATAGCTCTTTATGTACAGCCGTTTCGTGGCGTGTGGTTGACCATATGGCCAGCCAGCGAATTGGCCGCCGGTCGCGAAGGCCTGCCGAAGGCGAACTAA
- a CDS encoding sensor histidine kinase: MAFLAFGVVLSSLFAAVALTSMADFERILMTELLQVETSNLIAHLHTQPSTPLPASQRIYAYVSRASDRHDVPAEMAALPPGTHILDREGDRETYVAVSDDGTQRLYFVIDLSDIAQRETFLRWLMAGVILIGTLVSGALGLLLAGRLIAPVQRLAQWVEASAPPRRDDRLRTHFANDEVGALAVAFEHYQARLDAFLTREREFTADTSHELRSPLSVIQASVDLLAEDATVGPSGQRAIQRVRRRTAELTDLLDTLLYLARHETEVAIVAEPIPVRATWQRLVDAQTMPPSTPVQLHGDASITVLAPQRAVTLVFGQLLRRAGELSDGAVVSIVIASTGIELSPWPQVGEMTNARIDQRRSDNGFGLSLISRLCERLGWTVRWPQQSGEPLTLTLADSNHA; encoded by the coding sequence TTGGCGTTCCTCGCCTTCGGGGTGGTGCTGTCGAGCTTGTTCGCCGCTGTGGCGTTGACCTCCATGGCCGACTTCGAACGCATCCTGATGACGGAGTTGCTGCAGGTCGAAACCAGCAACCTCATCGCGCACCTCCACACTCAACCAAGTACACCCCTGCCAGCCTCCCAGCGGATCTATGCGTATGTGAGTCGGGCGAGCGACCGCCATGATGTGCCCGCGGAAATGGCCGCCCTGCCACCGGGGACACACATACTGGATCGCGAAGGGGATCGGGAGACGTATGTCGCCGTCTCCGACGACGGCACCCAGCGGTTGTACTTCGTCATCGATCTGAGCGACATCGCCCAGCGCGAAACGTTTCTGCGTTGGTTGATGGCCGGTGTCATCCTCATAGGTACGCTGGTCTCCGGCGCGCTGGGCCTGCTCTTGGCCGGGCGGTTGATTGCACCGGTTCAGCGACTGGCGCAATGGGTCGAAGCATCGGCGCCGCCCCGCCGCGACGATCGCCTTCGCACCCACTTCGCCAATGACGAGGTCGGTGCGCTGGCGGTCGCCTTCGAGCACTACCAGGCACGCCTGGATGCGTTCCTGACGCGCGAACGGGAGTTTACCGCCGACACCAGCCATGAATTGCGTTCACCGCTGTCGGTGATCCAGGCCAGCGTCGATCTGCTCGCAGAAGACGCCACGGTAGGTCCTTCCGGTCAGCGCGCCATCCAGCGCGTGCGTCGACGTACCGCCGAATTGACGGATCTGCTCGATACGCTGCTTTACCTGGCCCGTCACGAGACGGAGGTGGCGATCGTTGCCGAACCCATTCCTGTGCGTGCCACATGGCAGCGCCTCGTCGACGCACAGACGATGCCTCCATCGACACCCGTGCAACTGCACGGCGATGCAAGCATCACCGTGTTGGCGCCCCAACGTGCTGTGACGTTGGTGTTTGGGCAATTGCTACGCCGAGCGGGCGAGCTCTCGGACGGGGCCGTGGTGTCCATAGTCATCGCATCCACGGGCATCGAGCTGAGCCCATGGCCGCAGGTTGGTGAGATGACGAACGCGAGGATTGACCAACGGCGGTCCGACAATGGCTTTGGGTTGAGCTTGATCAGTCGTCTTTGCGAACGGTTGGGATGGACGGTGCGATGGCCACAGCAGTCCGGTGAGCCGCTAACGCTCACCCTTGCGGACTCCAACCATGCATGA
- a CDS encoding response regulator transcription factor → MLRVLLVEDNRDLATTLWDYLELHGFAVDHAFDGMTGLRLALTGTHDLIVLDLGLPRLDGLEVCRQLRAAQHDVPVLMLTARETLDDKLRGFAEGADDYLVKPFAMKELVARLHALHRRVQPPLGAPLRVADLEYDAARFRVRRQGVSVSVSRAGLRLLEVLMRRSPLVVSHADLARALWGEAVGDANAMRTHLHALRQAIDKPFDKPLLHSVHGIGYRLADDDAP, encoded by the coding sequence ATGTTGCGTGTGCTGCTTGTCGAAGATAACCGTGACTTGGCAACCACTCTGTGGGATTACCTGGAGCTGCATGGCTTCGCGGTGGATCATGCTTTCGACGGTATGACCGGGCTGCGCTTGGCGTTGACGGGCACGCACGATCTGATCGTGCTGGATCTGGGGCTACCGCGGCTGGATGGTCTGGAGGTCTGCCGCCAGCTTCGCGCCGCCCAGCACGATGTGCCGGTGTTGATGCTGACCGCTCGCGAGACGCTGGACGACAAGCTGCGCGGTTTCGCCGAGGGTGCGGACGATTATCTGGTCAAACCGTTCGCCATGAAGGAACTGGTGGCGCGGCTGCATGCTCTGCATCGGCGCGTGCAGCCCCCCCTTGGCGCGCCCTTGCGGGTCGCCGATCTCGAATACGATGCCGCCCGTTTTCGGGTCAGGCGCCAAGGTGTTTCCGTCTCGGTATCCCGTGCAGGCCTGCGCTTGCTGGAGGTTTTGATGCGTCGTTCGCCGCTCGTGGTCAGCCACGCCGACCTGGCCCGGGCACTATGGGGCGAGGCAGTGGGCGACGCCAATGCCATGCGCACACACCTGCATGCCCTGCGCCAGGCCATCGACAAGCCGTTCGACAAGCCGCTGCTGCATAGCGTGCACGGGATCGGCTACCGTTTGGCGGATGACGATGCGCCTTAG
- a CDS encoding efflux RND transporter permease subunit: protein MRQDAPGLLAAIVRFSLRFRGVVLVLAGILIVYGTLTLSRSKYDVFPEFAPPQVSIQTEAPGLAPEQVEVLATQPIENAINGLPGLQALRSQSIQGLSVITITFNPGSDIYRDRQNLGERLGALATQLPQGVQVPVMSPLTSSTSVVLDIGLTSDKRSLMELRTLSDWTLKPALLAVPGVAKVAVFGGDTKEYQVQIHPEQLLKYNLAVDDVLTAARRATGVRGAGFIDTSNQRIVLQSAGQALTVQEIAGTIVRHQAGGNVTLGDVAQVVVAPEPPIGASSIMGHPAVQLVISEQYGANTLEVTQSVEKALASMKPGLTAQGITLHADLFRPANFITTATGNIKSSLMIGGVLVVIVLMLFLYNLRTAAISLVAIPLSLLAAVTVLEYFGFSLNTMTLGGLAIAIGLLVDDAVIVVENIYRRLRENRHAEVPRAVFTVLLDASLEVRSAVVYATLAIALVFIPVLTMSGIAGRLFAPLGIAYVLATLASLLVAMTVTPALCYLLLANRPLPESEAPLVRWTKDRYRGMLLRVETSYRVVMTVVVVVTLMAVAALPFFGGSFLPELREGHFIVHMSAVPGTSLQESIRIGNHVTAALLKLPFVRSVSQNAGRAEKADDTWGTQYSEFNVDLKPLSGDAAEAAVSDIRKALAPFPGVNFAVKTFLTERVEETLSGFTAAVAVNIYGNDLDTLDAKAADVAKILAQLPGAADVQVQSPPGTPQLVVRLRKQALAHWGFDAVTVLDAIRTAYQGDQVGQVYDGNRVFNVSVILAPQQRGKVAEVGALPIRNAAGTYVPLKELADVYEDAGRYVVLHDGARRVQTVTANVSGGNVSAFVAAAQQQIAAKVALPPGSYVEFGGAAAAQSQSTHDLLINSLIAGVAIILLLFMVLGSTRSLLLVLVNLPFALVGGVLAVFATGGGLSIGSMVGFVTLFGITLRNSIMLLSHYDHLVNVEGMTWGPEAALRGAQERLSPILMTALVTALGLLPLAIGSGAPGREIEGPMALVILGGLVTSTALNLLVLPTLALRYGRFQRDTPGDTHPAEA from the coding sequence ATGAGGCAGGACGCGCCGGGGCTGCTGGCGGCGATCGTCCGCTTCTCGTTGCGGTTTCGTGGTGTGGTGCTGGTGCTGGCGGGCATCCTGATTGTCTATGGCACGCTCACACTGTCGCGTAGCAAATACGACGTGTTTCCGGAATTCGCCCCGCCGCAGGTGTCGATTCAGACCGAAGCGCCAGGGTTGGCGCCCGAACAGGTGGAGGTGTTGGCGACCCAACCGATCGAGAACGCGATCAACGGCCTGCCGGGGCTGCAGGCGCTGCGATCGCAATCGATCCAGGGCTTGTCGGTGATCACCATCACCTTCAATCCGGGCAGCGACATCTATCGGGATCGGCAGAATCTCGGGGAGCGTCTCGGTGCGCTTGCCACCCAGTTGCCGCAAGGCGTGCAGGTGCCGGTGATGTCGCCGCTGACCTCCTCCACCAGTGTGGTGCTGGATATCGGCCTGACTTCCGACAAGCGATCGCTGATGGAGCTGCGCACGCTCTCCGACTGGACGCTGAAACCGGCGTTGCTGGCGGTACCGGGCGTCGCAAAGGTTGCGGTGTTCGGGGGCGATACCAAGGAATACCAGGTCCAGATCCACCCGGAGCAATTGCTCAAATACAATCTCGCGGTCGACGACGTCCTGACGGCGGCGCGTCGGGCCACGGGTGTGCGTGGTGCCGGGTTCATCGACACATCCAATCAGCGCATCGTCCTGCAGAGCGCCGGGCAAGCGCTCACCGTGCAGGAAATCGCCGGTACCATCGTGCGGCATCAGGCGGGTGGAAATGTCACCTTGGGTGACGTCGCGCAGGTGGTCGTTGCCCCGGAGCCGCCCATCGGGGCGTCCTCGATCATGGGCCATCCGGCCGTCCAGTTGGTGATTTCCGAGCAGTACGGTGCCAATACACTTGAGGTCACTCAGAGCGTCGAAAAAGCGCTGGCCAGTATGAAGCCGGGCCTGACCGCGCAGGGCATCACCTTGCATGCCGATCTATTTCGTCCCGCCAACTTCATCACGACGGCGACAGGCAACATCAAATCTTCGCTGATGATCGGCGGCGTGCTCGTCGTGATCGTGCTGATGCTGTTCCTGTACAACCTGCGTACGGCCGCGATCTCGCTGGTGGCGATCCCGTTGTCGTTGCTCGCCGCCGTGACGGTATTGGAATATTTCGGCTTCAGCCTCAACACCATGACCTTGGGCGGCCTGGCCATCGCCATCGGTTTGCTGGTGGACGATGCGGTGATCGTGGTGGAGAACATCTACCGCCGGCTGCGCGAGAATCGGCATGCCGAGGTACCCCGCGCCGTCTTCACGGTGCTGCTGGACGCTTCGCTGGAAGTGCGCAGCGCGGTGGTCTACGCGACGCTGGCGATCGCGTTGGTGTTCATTCCCGTGCTGACCATGTCAGGCATCGCAGGGCGCCTGTTCGCGCCCTTGGGCATTGCCTATGTATTGGCGACGCTGGCCTCGCTCCTGGTCGCCATGACGGTCACCCCCGCCTTGTGCTACTTGCTGCTGGCCAACCGCCCCTTGCCGGAAAGCGAAGCGCCGTTGGTGCGTTGGACCAAGGATCGTTATCGCGGCATGCTGTTGCGTGTGGAGACCAGCTATCGCGTGGTCATGACGGTGGTCGTAGTGGTGACGTTGATGGCGGTGGCGGCGCTGCCGTTCTTCGGAGGCAGCTTTCTGCCGGAATTGCGCGAAGGCCATTTCATCGTGCACATGTCGGCGGTGCCGGGGACCTCGCTGCAGGAGTCGATACGCATCGGCAACCATGTGACCGCCGCACTGCTGAAGCTGCCCTTCGTCCGTTCGGTGTCGCAAAATGCCGGGCGTGCCGAAAAGGCCGACGACACGTGGGGCACGCAATACAGCGAGTTCAACGTCGATCTCAAACCTCTCAGCGGTGATGCGGCAGAAGCGGCTGTCTCGGATATTCGCAAGGCGCTGGCACCATTTCCCGGCGTCAACTTCGCGGTCAAGACCTTCCTGACCGAGCGTGTCGAAGAAACCCTGTCGGGCTTTACCGCCGCCGTGGCGGTCAATATCTACGGCAACGATCTGGACACGCTCGACGCCAAGGCGGCGGACGTCGCGAAGATTCTGGCGCAGCTGCCCGGCGCGGCGGATGTCCAAGTGCAGTCACCGCCGGGTACGCCGCAGTTGGTCGTACGCTTGCGCAAGCAAGCGCTGGCGCATTGGGGATTCGATGCGGTGACGGTGCTCGACGCCATCCGCACCGCCTACCAAGGCGATCAGGTCGGCCAGGTCTACGACGGGAACCGCGTGTTCAATGTCTCGGTCATCCTCGCGCCCCAACAACGTGGCAAGGTGGCCGAAGTGGGTGCCTTGCCGATTCGCAACGCCGCCGGCACGTATGTCCCACTGAAAGAACTGGCCGACGTCTATGAGGATGCGGGGCGCTACGTCGTCTTGCATGATGGTGCCCGGCGCGTGCAGACCGTGACCGCCAACGTGAGCGGGGGCAACGTCTCGGCTTTTGTCGCCGCCGCCCAACAGCAGATTGCCGCCAAGGTCGCGCTGCCGCCCGGCAGCTACGTGGAGTTTGGCGGTGCGGCTGCGGCGCAGAGCCAGTCCACGCATGATCTGCTGATCAATTCGCTGATCGCCGGTGTTGCCATCATCTTGTTGTTGTTCATGGTGCTCGGCAGCACGCGCAGTTTGTTGCTGGTGCTGGTCAATCTGCCGTTCGCGCTGGTCGGTGGGGTACTGGCGGTGTTCGCCACCGGCGGCGGCCTTTCCATCGGCTCGATGGTGGGTTTCGTCACCTTGTTTGGCATTACCCTGCGCAACTCGATCATGCTCTTGTCGCACTACGATCATCTGGTCAATGTCGAAGGCATGACATGGGGACCGGAGGCTGCCCTGCGCGGTGCGCAAGAACGCCTGTCGCCCATCTTGATGACCGCGCTGGTCACGGCCTTGGGGCTGTTGCCGCTGGCGATCGGCAGTGGCGCTCCGGGTCGCGAGATCGAGGGGCCGATGGCGCTGGTCATTCTCGGCGGATTGGTCACCAGCACCGCGCTCAATCTGCTGGTGCTGCCCACGCTGGCCCTGCGTTACGGTCGTTTCCAGCGCGATACGCCGGGCGACACCCACCCCGCGGAGGCTTAG
- a CDS encoding GtrA family protein, with protein sequence MFLRSITLNDGVRRTFFFLLAGGTGFLLYFCISMVLHYGFRVGEVVSAIFGTLLPIPPTFWMQRRLTFQSDTPKRQALPRYAVLQLGNAAVVSGLTALGTKMGLSGGLIFLIAGVTGALISYVVQSKLVFHEN encoded by the coding sequence ATGTTCCTCCGATCGATCACCTTGAATGATGGCGTCCGCCGAACCTTCTTCTTTCTTCTAGCAGGTGGTACGGGATTCCTACTCTATTTTTGCATTTCGATGGTTTTGCATTATGGGTTTCGCGTCGGCGAGGTCGTTTCGGCGATCTTTGGAACTTTACTGCCGATCCCGCCGACATTCTGGATGCAGCGCCGGCTCACGTTCCAAAGTGATACGCCAAAGAGACAGGCGCTTCCGCGCTATGCGGTGCTCCAGCTGGGCAATGCGGCAGTCGTCTCGGGGCTCACCGCATTGGGAACAAAAATGGGACTGTCGGGGGGCCTGATATTCCTCATCGCGGGAGTCACAGGCGCTTTGATTTCCTATGTCGTACAGTCAAAGCTGGTGTTTCACGAAAACTAA
- a CDS encoding MFS transporter gives MRSTVSKTIIVLGFVSFLNELSSQIVAPLIPLLLVTTLGAGPVAMGLVDGVADAVASGVRLWAGRRSDVRGRRRKIFVVMGYGLSSIARPLVGLALNWPVVMLLRSLDRVGKGVRGAPRDALVADATPAALRGHAYGINRALDYAGAVGGSLIAAAALLWISHRISVVIMLSAIPAALALVVLMTLVKDVPAKTIKPGTTPAPLRWRALTVPSRRFLTVFLLFAFASASESFILLRAHEIGMGNVQVLLLWAVLCAVQAGVAWRAGKVSDRFNKVTVVASTWLAYGVGLLLFAFVENILGLWIVVVVYALLSGIGEGAEKTLVSTLATEADRGTAFGWFTMISGLGAIPAGLMFGVIWQQSTAGIAFGVFGVLAIVSGVLLWVILPTQRAATI, from the coding sequence ATGAGGTCAACCGTTTCCAAGACCATCATCGTGCTCGGCTTCGTGAGCTTCCTCAACGAACTGTCATCGCAGATCGTTGCGCCGCTGATTCCGCTGTTGCTGGTCACGACGTTGGGTGCGGGTCCGGTGGCGATGGGCCTGGTCGACGGCGTGGCGGACGCGGTCGCCAGCGGAGTTCGTCTTTGGGCCGGTCGTCGCTCGGATGTGCGTGGGCGCCGGCGCAAGATCTTCGTCGTCATGGGCTATGGTCTGTCGAGCATCGCGCGACCGCTCGTGGGACTCGCGCTCAACTGGCCGGTCGTGATGTTGCTGCGCAGTCTCGACCGCGTCGGCAAGGGGGTGCGTGGTGCCCCCCGCGATGCGTTGGTGGCCGATGCCACGCCGGCGGCATTGCGAGGGCATGCGTACGGCATCAATCGCGCCCTGGATTACGCCGGTGCGGTCGGCGGCAGCCTGATCGCTGCAGCGGCATTGCTGTGGATCAGCCATCGCATCAGCGTGGTCATCATGCTGTCGGCCATTCCCGCGGCCCTCGCGCTGGTGGTTTTGATGACTCTCGTCAAGGATGTGCCGGCGAAAACGATCAAGCCCGGAACGACGCCAGCGCCTTTGCGTTGGCGTGCGTTGACTGTTCCGTCGCGGCGCTTCCTGACCGTCTTCCTGCTTTTTGCCTTCGCCAGTGCGTCGGAGAGTTTCATTCTGTTACGTGCTCACGAAATCGGTATGGGTAACGTCCAGGTGCTCCTGCTTTGGGCCGTGTTGTGCGCCGTGCAAGCCGGGGTCGCCTGGCGTGCCGGGAAGGTTTCCGACCGTTTCAACAAAGTCACGGTCGTGGCCTCCACCTGGTTGGCCTACGGCGTGGGCTTGCTGCTGTTCGCGTTCGTGGAAAATATCCTGGGCCTGTGGATCGTCGTGGTCGTCTATGCCTTGCTCAGCGGCATCGGCGAAGGCGCGGAAAAAACGCTGGTCAGCACATTGGCGACGGAAGCGGACCGCGGCACCGCCTTCGGATGGTTCACGATGATTTCGGGGTTAGGAGCCATCCCTGCCGGGTTGATGTTCGGCGTCATTTGGCAGCAGTCCACCGCAGGCATCGCGTTCGGGGTGTTCGGCGTCCTGGCCATCGTGAGCGGGGTACTGTTGTGGGTGATCTTGCCGACACAGCGTGCGGCAACTATCTGA
- a CDS encoding glycosyltransferase family 9 protein, which yields MKNSDAPSQISHSPTGSTSRRWEALRHRVVAQCFGRLFGAVGSRLCEPGQLPTRGIHRVLVCRPNHRLGNAILLSPLLAEIEALYPGSEIDLVCGGGAAEDLFAHRFQVRRVFSLPRKIARHLWLTITLLRQLRSNSYDLAIDACSGSQSGRLLLAFVKARFKLGFPDALGKRDSAWHNWPCPEHLAHRSVFLLRTAYTGKVDRAYPPLNLGLSDSEKQQARQALVAVLDASGQRSGISRPVIGIFANATGAKRYGEDWWKQYVGALRTLKPEVLIVELIAEHGQTLLDGNFASYYTRHLRRLASMIANMDGFISADCGVMHLAVASGTPTLGLFSVTCLRKYGPYGQKNTAIDTETMSASDVAAITAEWLSFGIPTASPPLSSFNH from the coding sequence ATGAAAAATAGCGACGCACCATCCCAGATATCCCACTCACCAACAGGTTCCACTTCTCGGCGCTGGGAGGCTTTGCGCCATCGCGTCGTTGCGCAATGTTTTGGCCGCCTTTTTGGCGCCGTCGGAAGCCGACTTTGCGAGCCGGGCCAGCTGCCAACTCGCGGTATCCACCGTGTACTCGTATGTCGTCCCAATCACCGGCTCGGCAATGCCATCTTGCTCAGTCCGTTGCTCGCCGAAATCGAGGCGCTGTATCCCGGATCGGAAATTGACCTGGTCTGTGGCGGTGGTGCAGCGGAGGACTTATTCGCGCACCGCTTCCAGGTTCGCCGGGTATTCAGCCTGCCGCGAAAAATCGCACGACATCTATGGCTGACGATCACGCTGCTTCGGCAACTGCGAAGCAATTCCTACGATCTGGCCATCGACGCCTGCAGCGGTTCGCAGTCCGGACGGCTGCTGCTGGCCTTCGTCAAGGCCCGTTTCAAATTGGGCTTTCCGGATGCCCTCGGGAAAAGGGACTCGGCTTGGCACAACTGGCCATGCCCGGAGCACCTCGCACATCGCAGTGTTTTTTTGCTTCGCACAGCCTACACGGGAAAGGTAGATCGAGCCTACCCACCACTCAATTTGGGGCTATCAGATAGCGAGAAGCAGCAAGCCCGGCAGGCGCTCGTCGCTGTACTTGACGCCTCAGGACAGCGGTCAGGAATAAGCCGACCGGTTATCGGGATATTCGCCAACGCCACTGGTGCCAAACGATACGGTGAAGATTGGTGGAAGCAATATGTCGGTGCTCTGCGAACTTTGAAGCCCGAAGTGCTGATCGTCGAGCTGATCGCGGAACATGGCCAGACACTGCTAGACGGCAACTTTGCTTCTTACTACACGCGTCATCTGCGTCGTCTTGCCTCGATGATCGCAAACATGGACGGTTTCATCAGCGCAGACTGTGGCGTGATGCATTTGGCCGTCGCCAGCGGCACCCCAACACTAGGCTTGTTCTCGGTGACTTGTTTGAGAAAATACGGCCCATACGGGCAAAAAAATACGGCCATCGATACCGAGACCATGAGTGCTTCAGACGTGGCTGCCATCACTGCCGAGTGGCTGAGTTTCGGCATACCCACGGCTTCGCCACCCTTGTCATCCTTCAACCATTGA